From the Osmerus eperlanus chromosome 19, fOsmEpe2.1, whole genome shotgun sequence genome, one window contains:
- the chrdl2 gene encoding chordin-like protein 2 isoform X2, translating to MRQILLLICFSWLADCGAELRTREASGVVCSFKEKTYRPGDSWHPYLEPFGFMFCMRCACTETGHVKCNTIKCPALRCENPVTDAKQCCPRCTDEPRIPAGLRAPVKSCRYNGSIYQPGETFTKLDLFPSRQTNHCVMCTCSNGNIFCALKSCQPLTCSSPVSIPDTCCLVCKDGGMSGFSTAEDGGQQLNRGVRHSVDQCAAEQLRERSVRGTPSTARATPRGLSLAKLHLKGGSETTVKIVLQKKHLRACLYSGKTYSHGDVWHPVLGKVLECILCTCRDGLQDCKRITCPGQYPCDHPMKTEGKCCKICPELRPENRTDCYHGHGSNTLLVYKVEPSSKVHPEDIVRIIAIERQGTAEVEVQVWKAVGGVLQMIETAETQRKDVMDHPENYTLLTTITEETWRTFKDEGNKQSEFPQTIICEEGIKEVVKFLNPEQLDSICSI from the exons ATGAGGCAAATTCTCCTATTAATTTGCTTCAGTTGGCTTGCTGATTGTGGTGCGGAACTTCGTACACGTGAAG CGTCCGGAGTTGTCTGCTCTTTTAAAGAAAAAACATACCGACCCGGAGACAGCTGGCATCCCTATCTGGAACCTTTTGGATTCATGTTCTGTATGCGCTGTGCTTGCACTGAG ACAGGCCATGTGAAATGTAACACAATAAAGTGCCCTGCTCTTCGGTGTGAGAATCCTGTGACTGATGCCAAGCAGTGTTGCCCTCGTTGCACAG ACGAGCCTAGGATTCCTGCAGGATTGAGAGCCCCAGTGAAGTCCTGCAGATATAATGGGAGTATTTACCAACCAGGGGAAACCTTTACCAAACTTGACCTCTTCCCATCCAGACAGACTAATCATTGTGTCATGTGCACATGCTCT AATGGAAACATCTTCTGTGCTTTAAAAAGCTGCCAACCGTTGACCTGTTCCTCGCCAGTGTCCATTCCAGATACATGCTGCCTGGTTTGCAAAG ATGGCGGCATGAGTGGGTTTTCTACAGCTGAAGATGGAGGACAGCAGTTGAACCGAGGAGTT AGACATTCAGTGGATCAGTGTGCTGCAGAGCAGCTCCGAGAGCGGTCTGTCAGGGGGACTCCATCCACAGCCAGGGCCACCCCCAGAGGCCTGAGCCTGGCCAAGCTGCACCTCAAAGGGGGCTCAGAGACCACAGTCAAGATCGTCCTCCAGAAGAAGCACCTCAGAG CTTGTTTGTACAGCGGCAAGACATATTCCCATGGGGATGTGTGGCACCCGGTGCTGGGGAAGGTTCTAGAGTGCATCCTGTGCACCTGCAGAGATGGCCTTCAGGACTGCAAACGGATCACATGTCCTGGCCAGTATCCATGCGATCATCCCATGAAAACAGAGGGAAAGTGCTGTAAGATTTGTCCAG AACTGAGACCAGAGAACAGGACGGACTGCTATCATGGGCACGGCAGTAACACCCTCTTGGTGTACAAAGTGGAGCCATCATCCAAAGTTCACCCAGAGGACATAGTTAGAATAATTGCTATTGAAAGACAAGGGACTGCTGAAGTCGAAGTGCAAGTGTGGAAAGCCGTAGGAG GTGTTTTGCAGATGATAGAAACTGCAGAGACTCAGAGGAAAGACGTTATGGATCATCCTGAAAACTACACACTATTGACAACAATCACTGAAG AGACCTGGAGGACTTTTAAGGATGAAGGAAATAAGCAGAGTGAATTTCCTCAGACCATTATCTGTGAAGAAGGCATAAAGGAGGTAGTCAAGTTCTTAAACCCAGAACAGCTGGACTCAATTTGCTCAATTTAA
- the chrdl2 gene encoding chordin-like protein 2 isoform X1, with translation MRQILLLICFSWLADCGAELRTREAASGVVCSFKEKTYRPGDSWHPYLEPFGFMFCMRCACTETGHVKCNTIKCPALRCENPVTDAKQCCPRCTDEPRIPAGLRAPVKSCRYNGSIYQPGETFTKLDLFPSRQTNHCVMCTCSNGNIFCALKSCQPLTCSSPVSIPDTCCLVCKDGGMSGFSTAEDGGQQLNRGVRHSVDQCAAEQLRERSVRGTPSTARATPRGLSLAKLHLKGGSETTVKIVLQKKHLRACLYSGKTYSHGDVWHPVLGKVLECILCTCRDGLQDCKRITCPGQYPCDHPMKTEGKCCKICPELRPENRTDCYHGHGSNTLLVYKVEPSSKVHPEDIVRIIAIERQGTAEVEVQVWKAVGGVLQMIETAETQRKDVMDHPENYTLLTTITEETWRTFKDEGNKQSEFPQTIICEEGIKEVVKFLNPEQLDSICSI, from the exons ATGAGGCAAATTCTCCTATTAATTTGCTTCAGTTGGCTTGCTGATTGTGGTGCGGAACTTCGTACACGTGAAG CAGCGTCCGGAGTTGTCTGCTCTTTTAAAGAAAAAACATACCGACCCGGAGACAGCTGGCATCCCTATCTGGAACCTTTTGGATTCATGTTCTGTATGCGCTGTGCTTGCACTGAG ACAGGCCATGTGAAATGTAACACAATAAAGTGCCCTGCTCTTCGGTGTGAGAATCCTGTGACTGATGCCAAGCAGTGTTGCCCTCGTTGCACAG ACGAGCCTAGGATTCCTGCAGGATTGAGAGCCCCAGTGAAGTCCTGCAGATATAATGGGAGTATTTACCAACCAGGGGAAACCTTTACCAAACTTGACCTCTTCCCATCCAGACAGACTAATCATTGTGTCATGTGCACATGCTCT AATGGAAACATCTTCTGTGCTTTAAAAAGCTGCCAACCGTTGACCTGTTCCTCGCCAGTGTCCATTCCAGATACATGCTGCCTGGTTTGCAAAG ATGGCGGCATGAGTGGGTTTTCTACAGCTGAAGATGGAGGACAGCAGTTGAACCGAGGAGTT AGACATTCAGTGGATCAGTGTGCTGCAGAGCAGCTCCGAGAGCGGTCTGTCAGGGGGACTCCATCCACAGCCAGGGCCACCCCCAGAGGCCTGAGCCTGGCCAAGCTGCACCTCAAAGGGGGCTCAGAGACCACAGTCAAGATCGTCCTCCAGAAGAAGCACCTCAGAG CTTGTTTGTACAGCGGCAAGACATATTCCCATGGGGATGTGTGGCACCCGGTGCTGGGGAAGGTTCTAGAGTGCATCCTGTGCACCTGCAGAGATGGCCTTCAGGACTGCAAACGGATCACATGTCCTGGCCAGTATCCATGCGATCATCCCATGAAAACAGAGGGAAAGTGCTGTAAGATTTGTCCAG AACTGAGACCAGAGAACAGGACGGACTGCTATCATGGGCACGGCAGTAACACCCTCTTGGTGTACAAAGTGGAGCCATCATCCAAAGTTCACCCAGAGGACATAGTTAGAATAATTGCTATTGAAAGACAAGGGACTGCTGAAGTCGAAGTGCAAGTGTGGAAAGCCGTAGGAG GTGTTTTGCAGATGATAGAAACTGCAGAGACTCAGAGGAAAGACGTTATGGATCATCCTGAAAACTACACACTATTGACAACAATCACTGAAG AGACCTGGAGGACTTTTAAGGATGAAGGAAATAAGCAGAGTGAATTTCCTCAGACCATTATCTGTGAAGAAGGCATAAAGGAGGTAGTCAAGTTCTTAAACCCAGAACAGCTGGACTCAATTTGCTCAATTTAA